Proteins encoded within one genomic window of Candidatus Binatia bacterium:
- the rpoZ gene encoding DNA-directed RNA polymerase subunit omega: protein MARITVEDCLERVPNRFELALLAAKRAKQLLKGARPLVETDNKEIVAALREIAAGKVELHYPEKDGT, encoded by the coding sequence ATGGCCAGGATCACCGTCGAAGACTGTCTCGAGCGAGTTCCGAACCGGTTCGAGCTCGCGCTTCTGGCCGCCAAGCGTGCCAAACAGCTTCTCAAGGGCGCGCGCCCTCTGGTCGAGACCGACAACAAGGAGATCGTGGCGGCCCTCAGGGAAATCGCGGCCGGGAAGGTCGAGCTTCACTATCCCGAAAAAGACGGGACCTGA
- a CDS encoding transketolase, producing the protein MNSAEDQIRVRAARLRVHCLRSTSEAGSGHPTSCLSAADLVAALFFHVMRYHPESPGHPDNDRFVLSKGHAAPLLYAAWAEAGAFDPEKLLTLRRFDSELEGHPTPRFPGAIAATGSLGQGLSIGVGLALAAKRDGRPFRVYVLLGDGETAEGSVWEAVALGAYYGLDNLVAIVDVNGFGQSQRTMYGFDVDSYCARLRSFGWEAVGIDGHDPAQILGAFDLARRADRPFAIVAETRKGKGVSFLEDKEGWHGKALKKGEELERALRELEPEARREVPPVSPRRPEPWSPPPPSGDRPIPPPEYRTDDSVATREAYGSALVKLGAVRPEIVVLDADTKNSTFSERFLAAYPDRFFEEFIAEQNMVGTAVGLAACGKVPFLSTFACFLTRAFDHLRMAAISRANLKCAGSHCGVSIGEDGPSQMGLEDLAMMRALPGSTVFYPCDAVSTEKLVVLAASLPGISYLRLTRPKTPILYSASEEFSAGGSKVLRSGDGRDSLAVVTAGITVFEALRAFEILRDRGLSVRVIDAYSVKPIDAATLVRSGKECGGKILTVEDHYPEGGLGEAVLEAVGREGIRVHKLAVREIPRSGKPAELLHAYGIDHQAIVAAAERLARES; encoded by the coding sequence ATGAATTCGGCAGAAGACCAAATCCGCGTCCGTGCAGCTCGGCTGCGCGTCCACTGCCTCCGGTCCACGTCCGAGGCCGGTTCCGGCCACCCGACGAGCTGCCTTTCCGCGGCGGACCTCGTCGCCGCGCTTTTCTTCCACGTCATGCGCTACCACCCCGAGTCCCCGGGCCATCCCGACAACGACCGGTTCGTCCTCTCCAAGGGGCACGCGGCCCCGCTGCTCTACGCGGCCTGGGCCGAGGCAGGGGCTTTCGACCCGGAAAAATTGCTCACGCTCCGCCGGTTCGACAGCGAGCTCGAGGGGCATCCGACTCCCCGCTTTCCGGGCGCCATCGCCGCTACGGGGTCCCTCGGGCAGGGCCTCTCGATCGGTGTGGGGCTCGCTCTCGCCGCGAAGCGGGACGGCCGGCCGTTCCGCGTCTACGTCCTCCTGGGGGACGGCGAGACGGCGGAGGGAAGCGTGTGGGAAGCCGTGGCTCTCGGGGCCTACTACGGTCTCGACAACCTCGTGGCCATCGTGGACGTGAACGGCTTCGGGCAAAGCCAGCGAACGATGTACGGATTCGACGTGGACTCCTACTGCGCCCGGCTCCGGAGCTTCGGTTGGGAGGCCGTGGGCATCGACGGTCACGACCCGGCACAGATCCTCGGGGCGTTCGATCTTGCGAGACGCGCCGACCGCCCTTTTGCCATCGTGGCGGAAACCCGCAAGGGAAAAGGAGTCTCGTTCCTCGAAGACAAAGAGGGCTGGCACGGGAAGGCTCTCAAGAAGGGGGAAGAGCTCGAGCGGGCACTGCGGGAACTCGAACCCGAGGCGCGCCGGGAAGTCCCACCCGTCTCGCCTCGGCGCCCCGAGCCCTGGAGCCCGCCTCCGCCGAGCGGTGACCGTCCGATTCCGCCCCCCGAGTACCGCACGGACGACTCGGTCGCCACGCGGGAAGCGTACGGCTCGGCGCTGGTCAAGCTCGGGGCCGTTCGCCCCGAGATCGTCGTTCTGGACGCCGACACGAAGAACTCGACGTTTTCGGAGCGCTTCCTCGCCGCCTACCCCGACCGCTTTTTCGAGGAATTCATCGCCGAGCAGAACATGGTCGGCACGGCCGTCGGTCTCGCGGCTTGCGGGAAGGTCCCGTTTCTCTCCACCTTCGCCTGCTTTCTCACCCGCGCTTTCGACCACCTGCGCATGGCGGCCATTTCGCGGGCGAACCTCAAGTGCGCCGGTTCCCACTGCGGGGTCTCCATCGGAGAGGACGGTCCGTCGCAAATGGGGCTCGAGGACCTCGCCATGATGCGTGCTCTCCCCGGCTCCACGGTCTTCTATCCGTGCGACGCCGTTTCCACGGAAAAGCTCGTCGTGCTCGCCGCGAGCCTGCCCGGAATCTCCTACCTCCGGCTCACGAGGCCCAAGACGCCTATCCTGTACTCCGCCTCCGAGGAGTTCTCCGCGGGCGGCTCGAAGGTCCTGCGGTCCGGTGACGGGCGGGATTCGCTGGCCGTCGTGACGGCCGGGATCACGGTGTTCGAGGCGCTCAGAGCGTTCGAGATCCTGCGCGACCGCGGTCTTTCCGTTCGCGTGATCGACGCGTACTCCGTCAAACCGATCGACGCGGCCACGCTGGTCCGGTCGGGCAAGGAGTGCGGGGGCAAGATCCTGACCGTCGAGGACCACTACCCGGAAGGGGGGCTCGGAGAGGCGGTGCTCGAAGCCGTGGGTCGCGAGGGGATCCGGGTGCACAAACTGGCGGTGCGAGAAATTCCGCGGTCCGGAAAGCCCGCCGAGCTTCTGCACGCTTACGGGATCGACCACCAGGCCATCGTCGCCGCGGCAGAACGCCTCGCCCGAGAGTCCTAG
- a CDS encoding pyridine nucleotide-disulfide oxidoreductase yields MDARYVLVGNSAASLAAVDWIRKYDREGRILLVNREPGPAYSRVALPYYVAGEMTLEDLWIRTPRDYEEKGVELLDAAPVVAVDPEARKISLADGRSVGYEKLLLATGSECVAPPVSGLSEVPVHYLWTLEDARGLKAAAEKARTGLVIGGGFIGMLAAEALRKLRIRLTIVEMAPQLLPQLLDEEGGKRFGEAVRDEGVTLELGTTVRTLARKPSGEIEAELGNGRKVVVDLVVVAAGVRPNLSCVTPEVCEIGRGILVDEFLRTSRPGIFAAGDVAEVVDFLGGGQRVLHAIWPSAVEQGRIAGANMTGRQIAYDGSLGMNVVELFHVTLAQIGRFREGPGDDVKLLGGGRGDAYRKIVVDRDGVVVGAMYLGDAHGVAEMGVVHSWIRRRARWKDFERHHQPRFTYALTVRDVPEVRT; encoded by the coding sequence ATGGACGCTCGCTACGTCCTGGTCGGCAACAGCGCGGCTTCGCTGGCCGCCGTCGATTGGATCCGGAAGTACGACCGCGAGGGACGCATCCTGCTCGTGAACCGCGAGCCGGGCCCCGCGTACTCCCGGGTCGCGCTGCCCTATTACGTCGCGGGGGAAATGACGCTCGAGGATCTGTGGATCCGCACGCCTCGCGACTACGAAGAAAAGGGCGTCGAGCTTCTCGACGCGGCGCCCGTGGTGGCGGTGGATCCCGAGGCCAGGAAGATCTCCCTCGCCGACGGGAGGAGCGTGGGTTACGAGAAGCTTCTCCTGGCCACCGGCTCGGAGTGCGTGGCGCCACCCGTCTCGGGTCTCTCCGAGGTGCCGGTCCACTACCTCTGGACGCTCGAGGACGCCCGGGGCCTCAAAGCGGCGGCCGAAAAGGCGAGGACGGGGCTCGTCATCGGCGGCGGCTTCATCGGCATGCTCGCAGCCGAGGCGCTCCGCAAGCTCAGGATTCGGCTCACGATCGTCGAGATGGCCCCGCAACTCCTGCCGCAGCTCCTCGACGAAGAGGGTGGAAAGCGATTCGGCGAGGCGGTCCGGGACGAAGGCGTCACGCTGGAGCTCGGCACGACGGTGCGGACCCTCGCCCGAAAGCCCTCCGGGGAAATCGAAGCGGAGCTCGGTAACGGAAGGAAGGTCGTCGTCGATCTGGTCGTCGTCGCCGCGGGCGTGAGGCCGAACCTCTCGTGCGTGACACCGGAGGTCTGCGAGATCGGGCGCGGCATTCTCGTCGACGAATTTCTCCGGACTTCCCGACCCGGGATTTTCGCGGCCGGCGACGTGGCCGAAGTCGTCGATTTTCTCGGGGGCGGCCAGCGTGTGCTCCACGCGATCTGGCCCTCGGCGGTCGAGCAGGGACGGATCGCCGGAGCCAACATGACGGGACGCCAGATCGCGTACGACGGCTCTCTCGGCATGAACGTCGTGGAGCTTTTCCACGTGACCCTGGCACAGATCGGGCGCTTCCGCGAAGGCCCGGGCGACGACGTGAAGCTCCTCGGAGGCGGCCGCGGCGACGCCTACCGGAAGATCGTCGTGGACCGGGACGGGGTCGTCGTCGGCGCCATGTACCTGGGGGATGCCCACGGCGTCGCCGAAATGGGTGTGGTGCACTCCTGGATTCGCCGGCGTGCCCGCTGGAAAGACTTCGAGCGACACCACCAGCCACGCTTCACGTACGCCCTCACCGTCCGGGACGTGCCGGAGGTTCGCACGTGA
- a CDS encoding 4Fe-4S ferredoxin has translation MKQIVVHQEKCTACRECELACSFSHEGVFNPALSRIRVNDFYEEQFYLPLTCVHCADMPCGTVCPTVAIRRDPDGTVRVLEERCIGCKMCLLACPFGVMGFAPERGVAQNCDLCGGDPECVKFCVPGALEFAEVETDAKAKQKFFASVVHRALAGT, from the coding sequence ATGAAGCAAATCGTCGTCCACCAGGAGAAATGCACGGCGTGCCGGGAGTGCGAGCTCGCGTGCTCGTTCTCCCACGAGGGCGTCTTCAACCCGGCGCTCTCCCGGATTCGGGTGAACGACTTCTACGAAGAACAGTTCTACCTGCCGCTCACCTGCGTGCACTGTGCCGACATGCCCTGCGGCACGGTCTGCCCCACGGTGGCCATCCGGAGGGACCCGGACGGAACCGTTCGAGTTCTCGAAGAGCGGTGCATCGGGTGCAAGATGTGCCTGCTCGCCTGTCCTTTCGGGGTGATGGGCTTCGCCCCCGAACGGGGAGTCGCCCAGAACTGCGACCTCTGCGGTGGCGACCCCGAGTGCGTGAAGTTCTGCGTCCCGGGCGCGCTGGAATTCGCCGAGGTCGAGACCGACGCGAAAGCCAAGCAGAAGTTCTTCGCTTCGGTCGTGCACCGCGCCCTGGCTGGAACCTGA